From one Streptomyces sp. N50 genomic stretch:
- a CDS encoding protein kinase domain-containing protein, with translation MVARRQAICIGIDEYEGEDRLDLCVADATEVADYLSQPEYGFDVELLVNREANLPNIRRALLSVMNEELEFFLLYFSGHGLVTELDAFLVTADYQPLAEGVSLADLARYTEKISQKTKHCLTILDCCHSGAGSFGGSRQLVTPEEIDRGIPARTESRSLLAACRPEQVAIEDSRYGHGLFTYMLLEGLAGDAADPHGNVTIGGLSEFIDRSLEAAGAEQIAVMKGDSAGRVILGQGFTPISADTLPEYDKRRIIAQGKQFLEDYTSQLTNHPEDWRKRGHRNASMLLPPTLRWFEKQRREHKGLRVDPEFSRLYAAVTNRVKQLAEIDLGTDVGEGVVTRSIGGGGFGTVYEVQQADGQKLAYKVYHPTEYGDSEKKSLFSRGYKAMQQLDHPRVIKVKKYTEAPLGFFMEYVDGPNFRDLPNIIEDPIEVLQFLLLTAETIAHAHSRPVIHRDIKPENILALYRPDDNTWIPYLTDFDLAWFDQATQVTKQAWGNISYSAPEQMANPRSGAAHSAQVDIYAFAQLAFYAVTGSDPVPLGRADNSRLLQEKLKVWPVGAAAQKFVAWYDRCSEASPHDRYLNFRSAMDELADVEALIRQAVSAAVTPRGALNEIAFALSGFGAAGKIDVAGGAFHSTSRRTSITLTASNVQSSAPNERFDLEARLSLDRITIEGNASSERKRAKINNRIDEVTRQLEGVKRRPGNQGTFETFISISGVECGYAGIQRARISLSYVIEAIERT, from the coding sequence ATGGTTGCACGCCGTCAAGCTATTTGCATTGGTATTGACGAGTACGAAGGCGAAGACCGCCTGGATCTGTGTGTGGCCGATGCTACGGAGGTGGCTGACTACCTGAGTCAACCCGAATACGGATTCGATGTCGAACTACTGGTCAACAGGGAGGCGAATCTGCCCAACATTCGCCGTGCTCTACTTTCCGTGATGAACGAGGAGCTTGAGTTTTTCCTCCTTTACTTCTCAGGGCATGGATTGGTTACCGAACTTGACGCTTTTCTTGTGACAGCCGACTATCAACCTCTCGCCGAAGGCGTGAGCCTGGCTGATCTGGCTCGATACACAGAGAAAATTTCCCAGAAAACCAAACATTGCCTGACCATCTTGGACTGTTGCCATTCTGGTGCAGGGAGCTTTGGAGGAAGTCGCCAGCTGGTCACGCCTGAGGAGATCGATCGAGGTATTCCAGCGCGTACAGAATCACGCAGCTTGCTAGCAGCGTGCCGGCCAGAGCAAGTCGCCATTGAGGACAGCAGATACGGGCATGGGCTATTTACTTACATGCTCCTGGAAGGTCTTGCAGGTGACGCAGCCGATCCGCATGGAAATGTCACCATCGGTGGCCTCTCTGAATTCATTGACAGGAGCCTAGAAGCTGCGGGTGCCGAACAGATCGCGGTCATGAAGGGGGACTCTGCTGGTCGCGTCATCCTTGGGCAGGGTTTTACTCCGATCTCGGCAGACACCCTTCCAGAATATGACAAAAGAAGGATCATCGCCCAAGGGAAGCAATTCCTGGAAGACTACACTTCCCAACTGACCAATCACCCCGAGGATTGGAGAAAACGCGGACACAGGAATGCCTCCATGCTGCTCCCGCCCACTCTTCGGTGGTTCGAAAAGCAGAGAAGGGAACACAAGGGCCTACGGGTAGACCCGGAATTTTCTCGACTGTATGCCGCAGTGACGAACAGGGTAAAACAGCTTGCAGAAATCGACCTGGGGACCGATGTAGGGGAAGGCGTAGTCACTAGGAGCATCGGAGGCGGAGGCTTCGGGACAGTTTACGAAGTTCAACAGGCGGATGGGCAGAAGCTAGCCTACAAGGTGTACCACCCTACAGAGTATGGCGACTCGGAAAAGAAAAGTCTATTTTCTCGCGGTTACAAGGCCATGCAGCAGCTCGACCATCCACGGGTCATCAAAGTGAAGAAGTATACGGAAGCCCCCCTCGGCTTTTTTATGGAATACGTGGATGGCCCCAACTTTCGGGACCTCCCGAACATCATTGAAGATCCGATAGAAGTTCTGCAGTTCCTTCTATTGACAGCAGAAACTATCGCGCACGCCCACAGTCGACCGGTAATCCATCGAGACATTAAACCTGAAAACATCCTGGCACTATACCGGCCAGATGATAATACTTGGATCCCTTATTTGACGGACTTCGACTTGGCGTGGTTCGACCAAGCGACTCAAGTCACTAAGCAAGCATGGGGAAACATCTCCTATTCTGCTCCCGAGCAAATGGCTAACCCCAGGTCGGGAGCGGCTCACAGTGCCCAGGTGGACATCTACGCCTTCGCTCAATTGGCTTTCTATGCAGTCACCGGCAGTGACCCCGTTCCGCTCGGCAGGGCCGACAATAGTAGACTCCTTCAGGAAAAATTGAAGGTATGGCCTGTTGGAGCGGCAGCGCAGAAATTCGTGGCGTGGTACGACCGTTGCAGTGAGGCTAGCCCACATGACAGATATCTGAACTTCCGTTCGGCCATGGACGAATTGGCCGATGTAGAGGCATTGATTCGTCAGGCTGTCTCAGCTGCGGTAACACCGCGCGGCGCGCTTAATGAAATCGCCTTTGCCCTGTCTGGATTTGGCGCTGCTGGAAAGATTGACGTGGCAGGAGGCGCTTTCCACAGTACCTCAAGAAGAACTTCAATCACTCTGACGGCGTCCAATGTCCAATCAAGCGCACCGAATGAAAGGTTTGACCTTGAAGCGCGTTTGAGCCTTGATCGCATAACCATTGAAGGCAATGCATCCAGTGAGCGTAAGCGGGCGAAGATCAATAATCGGATCGATGAAGTCACTCGCCAATTGGAGGGTGTCAAGCGTCGACCTGGAAATCAGGGAACATTCGAAACGTTCATCTCAATAAGTGGTGTCGAATGCGGTTACGCTGGCATTCAGCGCGCAAGGATTTCCCTTAGCTACGTAATTGAGGCGATTGAGCGCACTTGA